A region from the Lentisphaera profundi genome encodes:
- the gshB gene encoding glutathione synthase, with protein sequence MRFVFLMDPIESVKARTDTSFIFMLGAQRAQHEVWFCATRNISILDGKVHMSAERLKVIEPQGLYDLDGTENPQGPFEVLESRTLIDCEIDAVFIRTDPPFDSGYLMNTWMLDHLPDTTAIINSPQAIRDVNEKIWCAKFTEFTPRTLITSNMDLYLKFLTEEKQVIVKPCDGFGGLGIFRIEEGKANVRVAFETLSNRGQEEVIVQAYVKEASLGDKRILLLNGEILGAVLRVHGADDHRNNFYAGGSAIACEITEREQEICDALKPWLQEKGLYFTGIDFLGDKLTEVNVTSPTCLQEMNRLYDLKLEDKVVAFVENLIISKRK encoded by the coding sequence ATGCGTTTTGTTTTCCTTATGGATCCCATTGAGTCAGTTAAGGCCAGAACTGACACCTCATTCATTTTTATGCTCGGTGCTCAACGAGCCCAACACGAAGTCTGGTTTTGCGCCACTCGCAATATTTCTATACTCGATGGCAAAGTTCACATGTCTGCAGAACGACTAAAAGTCATCGAACCTCAAGGTCTCTATGATTTAGACGGAACAGAAAATCCACAAGGCCCATTTGAAGTACTAGAATCTCGCACTCTCATTGATTGTGAAATTGACGCTGTCTTTATTCGCACAGATCCTCCTTTCGATTCTGGCTACTTAATGAACACCTGGATGCTTGATCATCTTCCTGATACCACGGCAATCATTAATTCCCCCCAAGCGATACGTGATGTCAATGAAAAAATCTGGTGTGCAAAATTTACAGAATTCACCCCACGTACACTCATTACATCCAATATGGATCTATACCTCAAATTCCTTACCGAAGAAAAACAAGTCATCGTTAAACCTTGTGACGGTTTTGGCGGACTTGGGATTTTCCGTATAGAAGAAGGTAAAGCCAATGTACGCGTCGCTTTTGAAACCCTTTCTAATCGAGGCCAAGAAGAAGTAATTGTTCAGGCTTACGTCAAAGAAGCAAGCTTAGGCGATAAAAGAATCCTTTTGCTCAACGGTGAAATCCTTGGTGCTGTCTTACGTGTTCATGGAGCTGATGACCATCGCAATAATTTCTATGCTGGCGGATCCGCCATCGCTTGTGAAATCACTGAACGAGAACAAGAAATTTGTGATGCTCTTAAACCATGGCTACAAGAAAAAGGACTTTATTTCACGGGAATCGACTTCCTTGGAGACAAACTAACTGAGGTCAATGTCACTTCTCCGACGTGCCTACAAGAAATGAACCGCCTTTACGATTTGAAACTTGAGGATAAAGTAGTCGCCTTTGTAGAAAATTTAATTATAAGTAAAAGGAAATAA
- a CDS encoding glutaredoxin family protein, with the protein MPELTLYSSNGCPFCRRVTSFMSSKGVQINIEDPYSSSETMSTFKKLTGKTQVPCLMINGTPMHESNDIITWINGNLVK; encoded by the coding sequence ATGCCAGAGCTCACACTCTATTCATCTAATGGCTGCCCTTTCTGTCGTAGAGTCACAAGCTTTATGTCTTCTAAGGGTGTACAAATCAATATCGAAGACCCCTATTCGAGTAGCGAAACTATGTCAACTTTCAAAAAACTCACTGGGAAAACTCAAGTCCCCTGTCTCATGATTAATGGAACTCCAATGCATGAATCAAATGATATCATTACTTGGATAAATGGAAACCTCGTCAAATGA
- a CDS encoding BolA family protein, translated as MKEQIEQAILAVLPDAQVHIIDPDGAHFQGLVISASFIGMPLLKQHKLVMNALKEKFATDTVHALQLKTFTPEKWEAQKSNYIN; from the coding sequence ATGAAAGAACAAATCGAACAGGCCATCCTAGCAGTATTACCTGATGCTCAGGTCCATATTATTGATCCTGATGGCGCCCATTTTCAGGGTCTTGTTATTAGTGCTAGTTTTATTGGCATGCCTTTATTAAAGCAGCATAAGCTAGTCATGAATGCCCTTAAAGAAAAATTTGCGACTGATACAGTACATGCTTTGCAACTCAAAACTTTCACTCCCGAAAAGTGGGAAGCTCAAAAATCTAATTATATTAACTAA
- the grxD gene encoding Grx4 family monothiol glutaredoxin: protein MSDINTIIKTELDAHPVKLFMKGIPSAPQCGFSQTVIQILSFYDVEYSAMNILENPDFRQGLKDYFEWPTFPQLVVKGELVGGCDIIMELHESGELKELLESATK from the coding sequence ATGTCTGACATAAATACTATTATTAAAACTGAGCTCGACGCTCACCCAGTTAAACTTTTCATGAAGGGTATTCCTTCTGCCCCTCAATGCGGTTTTTCTCAAACTGTGATCCAAATTCTCAGTTTCTATGACGTCGAATACTCAGCAATGAATATCCTCGAAAACCCTGACTTCCGTCAAGGCTTAAAAGACTATTTTGAATGGCCTACTTTCCCACAACTCGTTGTGAAAGGCGAACTCGTTGGTGGCTGTGACATCATTATGGAACTCCACGAAAGTGGTGAGTTAAAAGAACTTTTGGAATCCGCTACTAAGTAA
- the hisI gene encoding phosphoribosyl-AMP cyclohydrolase translates to MAKVPDTMPDFSKSEDGLIPAVAQDAITGEILMLAYVNKAAWEETLRSKRACYWSRSRSKLWKKGEESGNWQEIKEILVDCDGDSIIYKIEQVGGIACHTGRKSCFFYKYENDNFSINSDPIIDPAQLYKK, encoded by the coding sequence ATGGCTAAAGTTCCAGACACTATGCCCGACTTCAGTAAATCTGAAGACGGGCTTATCCCCGCTGTAGCGCAAGACGCTATAACGGGAGAGATTCTTATGCTCGCTTATGTCAACAAGGCTGCTTGGGAAGAAACGCTCCGTTCCAAGCGTGCTTGCTATTGGTCACGCTCACGTTCTAAGCTCTGGAAAAAAGGCGAAGAATCTGGGAATTGGCAAGAGATTAAAGAGATCCTTGTAGACTGTGATGGCGATTCGATTATCTATAAAATTGAGCAAGTCGGTGGAATTGCCTGTCATACAGGCCGTAAATCCTGCTTTTTTTACAAATATGAAAATGATAATTTCAGCATCAATTCTGATCCCATTATTGATCCAGCACAACTTTATAAAAAATAA
- a CDS encoding mechanosensitive ion channel family protein, translating into MNLNLIIAQTELATSFWQKTYYNNTISLWLTSLGFVLGSVIIGKAIYWLFSKLVKALTNKTKNTLDDLVVDLVEEPIVAAFIASGIYFSLSLLTLPPMLERIIAKSYTMVVTLLVAWLITRFFEAFYQNILQPWADKTDNDLDDQLLPVIRKGIRSIIWIVALIIGLNNAGYDVGAMIAGLGIGGFALAMAAKDTVANVFGGFTIFTDKPFKMGDRIEIGGVDGTVVEIGIRSTRIKTLAGRIVTMPNNTFSDSPVENISIEPSRKIVLNLGLTYDTKPEQIEEAIAVLKEIVAENKSTEEDVITSFNGFGDFALNIMFIYYITKDEDIANTQTDMNLEILKRFNEKKLDFAFPTQTLHNINA; encoded by the coding sequence ATGAACTTAAACCTCATTATCGCACAAACTGAACTTGCCACTAGCTTTTGGCAAAAAACTTATTACAACAATACCATATCACTATGGTTAACTAGCCTGGGCTTTGTCCTAGGTAGCGTGATTATTGGCAAAGCTATTTATTGGCTTTTTTCCAAACTCGTAAAAGCTCTCACCAATAAAACAAAAAATACATTAGATGACCTCGTCGTCGATCTCGTAGAAGAACCTATTGTCGCTGCATTTATTGCTTCAGGCATCTACTTTTCTCTTAGCTTACTAACTCTACCTCCTATGCTAGAAAGAATTATTGCCAAATCATACACCATGGTCGTTACTCTTTTAGTTGCTTGGCTAATTACACGTTTTTTCGAAGCCTTCTATCAAAACATCCTTCAACCATGGGCCGATAAAACTGACAATGATCTCGATGATCAACTACTCCCTGTTATCCGCAAGGGTATACGCTCAATTATTTGGATTGTAGCTCTTATTATCGGCCTCAATAATGCCGGCTACGATGTAGGTGCTATGATTGCAGGTTTGGGTATCGGGGGCTTCGCCCTTGCGATGGCCGCAAAAGACACTGTCGCAAATGTTTTCGGTGGCTTCACTATTTTCACAGACAAACCCTTCAAAATGGGTGATCGTATCGAGATTGGTGGTGTTGATGGCACGGTCGTCGAAATTGGTATTCGTAGCACTCGTATAAAAACCTTAGCAGGCCGGATTGTTACGATGCCCAACAATACATTCTCAGACTCTCCTGTAGAAAACATATCTATTGAGCCCAGCCGAAAAATCGTACTCAACTTAGGCTTAACTTATGATACTAAGCCTGAGCAAATCGAGGAAGCGATTGCAGTTCTTAAAGAAATTGTAGCTGAAAATAAATCTACCGAAGAAGATGTCATCACTTCTTTTAACGGCTTCGGGGATTTCGCTTTAAATATCATGTTCATTTATTATATCACTAAAGATGAAGATATTGCTAACACTCAAACTGACATGAACTTGGAGATCCTTAAGCGTTTTAATGAGAAAAAACTAGACTTTGCCTTCCCAACACAGACTCTGCACAATATCAACGCTTAA